A genomic stretch from Candidatus Nitrososphaera gargensis Ga9.2 includes:
- the upsF gene encoding membrane pilin protein UpsF, which yields MVKADSRITYLIIIALLIACSYIGLHVFIQYSASGFVYTQIAGIMLTGIGVGGVLVLLTYAIELWKKPEYLELRLSWQPNPILVSYIASAVVLYFGIGVVLSALTPVNENYTDTLGPVLIGIGITSLTITAIFHYRSAAKARGSGKGSGKEVTVKPFENDLGLRVVSRNNILSAIARTMSTRLLTPEVIKSGMLANPQVLSSKYVFFSLLALVASVPLTAFALISLQQYDAPLFPAFLFLLAPLAMLVMPYLKLKSMAGDRKRGIEDELPFFCTYASVMQSVGLSLYNSFENIASRNVFANLEKEALMIQRNVQFFFKNQVEALEQAGRVHPNEKFRGLLLGYTSEWRSGGDTVHYLDAKSKELLNDMRFRWQRYTAMVSDIGEVMVSLFFIMPVLILTTAFVFPLQTTVITGAVVAVLIPLLTTVVFMMISNMQPKTYDLIEGKTTFSVVAAIASFVVAYFLSHSTVWIALATSIISTGVFYGTSVIAQRREIALVEKALPQFLRDITEYKKMGYDINKSVFKIAEENSYNTTFDALLKNTAKQMRMGLRLSDAEIKVRSWLGRLTFFLLGEIVNSGGGTASALETLTNFVSNVNQIKKEAKSTMQLYEVLTYLTPIGLAFTVALMASLMTAFSSTVASASEVGILKQISSVPDELIQTTNMMIVAASASMAFVAGKAIDLTSKNTLRIAVTAAIAAISISLSTEFVSGIIRMVTG from the coding sequence ATGGTCAAGGCAGATTCTAGAATTACCTACCTGATAATCATAGCGCTCTTGATAGCATGTTCGTACATTGGGCTGCACGTCTTTATCCAGTACTCTGCCTCAGGCTTTGTTTACACACAGATAGCCGGAATCATGCTTACGGGGATTGGCGTGGGAGGAGTACTGGTGTTGTTGACATACGCCATAGAATTATGGAAAAAGCCAGAGTATCTGGAATTGAGGCTTTCGTGGCAGCCAAATCCTATTCTGGTATCTTACATAGCGTCAGCTGTTGTCCTTTATTTTGGCATAGGAGTGGTGTTGTCTGCACTGACTCCCGTAAATGAAAACTATACAGATACACTTGGTCCTGTTCTGATTGGAATCGGTATTACCTCACTGACGATAACTGCAATTTTCCATTACCGGAGCGCTGCCAAAGCCAGAGGCTCTGGAAAGGGATCAGGTAAAGAAGTCACAGTAAAGCCGTTTGAGAATGACCTTGGACTGAGGGTGGTCTCCAGAAACAACATACTATCGGCTATCGCAAGAACTATGAGCACACGCCTGCTGACACCAGAAGTCATCAAGTCCGGGATGCTGGCAAACCCGCAGGTCCTATCAAGCAAGTATGTGTTCTTCTCCTTGCTTGCTCTTGTCGCAAGTGTCCCGCTGACAGCCTTTGCCCTTATTTCTTTGCAACAGTATGATGCTCCTCTATTTCCGGCCTTTTTGTTTCTGCTTGCTCCATTGGCGATGCTAGTGATGCCTTACCTGAAACTAAAAAGCATGGCTGGAGACAGAAAGCGCGGCATAGAAGACGAGCTGCCGTTTTTTTGCACATATGCATCAGTGATGCAGAGCGTAGGTCTATCGCTTTACAACAGTTTTGAAAACATTGCCTCCAGAAACGTCTTTGCAAATCTTGAGAAAGAAGCGCTGATGATACAGAGGAATGTGCAGTTCTTTTTCAAGAACCAGGTAGAGGCCCTGGAGCAGGCGGGGAGGGTACATCCAAATGAAAAGTTCAGGGGCCTGCTTCTTGGATATACAAGCGAATGGAGAAGTGGCGGAGATACGGTGCATTACTTGGACGCAAAATCAAAGGAGCTTCTGAACGACATGCGTTTCAGGTGGCAGCGCTACACTGCAATGGTTTCTGACATAGGTGAAGTCATGGTAAGCCTGTTCTTCATAATGCCGGTACTCATACTTACAACAGCATTCGTGTTTCCATTGCAAACCACGGTCATTACAGGAGCAGTTGTGGCAGTGCTGATTCCCCTGCTTACCACAGTCGTTTTTATGATGATAAGCAACATGCAACCAAAGACCTATGATCTAATCGAGGGCAAAACTACTTTCAGTGTAGTAGCTGCGATAGCAAGTTTTGTAGTAGCATATTTCCTTTCCCATTCAACGGTCTGGATAGCTCTTGCAACATCCATCATATCCACAGGCGTGTTTTACGGCACCTCGGTCATAGCACAGAGAAGGGAAATAGCGCTCGTCGAAAAGGCATTGCCGCAATTCCTGAGGGATATTACAGAGTACAAAAAGATGGGCTACGACATAAACAAATCTGTCTTCAAAATTGCCGAAGAAAATTCGTACAATACAACATTTGACGCACTGCTCAAAAACACAGCAAAGCAGATGCGGATGGGCCTGAGGTTGAGCGACGCAGAAATCAAAGTGAGGAGCTGGCTTGGCCGGCTGACGTTCTTTCTTTTGGGTGAAATAGTCAATAGCGGAGGAGGTACAGCATCTGCACTTGAGACTCTAACCAACTTTGTGAGCAATGTGAATCAGATAAAGAAAGAAGCCAAGAGTACGATGCAGCTGTACGAAGTTCTCACTTACCTTACACCGATAGGTCTGGCATTTACCGTGGCGCTTATGGCAAGTTTGATGACTGCCTTTAGCTCTACTGTGGCATCAGCTTCGGAAGTCGGAATCTTGAAACAGATATCGTCAGTCCCGGACGAATTGATCCAGACAACAAACATGATGATTGTGGCGGCATCTGCAAGCATGGCTTTTGTGGCTGGAAAAGCAATCGACCTGACTTCAAAGAATACCCTCAGAATAGCCGTGACCGCGGCAATTGCAGCTATATCGATTTCCCTGTCAACAGAGTTTGTTTCAGGCATAATTCGAATGGTGACAGGATAG
- a CDS encoding type II/IV secretion system ATPase subunit — protein MARAPKPLNQSPKFRAEPLVAVVSGEILDRYAVEQAAVYVVLDKNDGGGKARYIVTEPTLDEEEQRVYSLIMEGLYFSLKPIAKAEDPLQYIEGYIWEVAENLGLVQHLEKAYQKYRYFIARDAIGYGPIDILMKDNDVEEISSEGYDKPVAVMHRRFTEYDWIDTNVRFASEDSLRKYVQRLAQKTGKSVTVAVPFADSMTSDGHRVAVTFAGEVTLPGSSFDIRKFPKEPLSIAHLIKSNTMSALMAAYYWLLVESKGFVMILGTMGSGKTTTLNSLSTMINPSSKIATIEDTPELRLPHTHWQRFKTRRTYSITESRFDVDLMDLVILSLRYRPDYVILGEVRGAEIRALIQAAAIGHSALCTMHAESPEAALVRMSSPPMDVSLGGRMLVWNFLMLNRVKDRQGGKVIRRTISSTEVIPRENLVELKQVFAWNPRTDRFVPDGDNAAKHLVETSYRLKEIAKLRGWTDDELVAQLEERRVLLASLVEEDRLSYSDVSEAIQSYYHRNNVRTA, from the coding sequence ATGGCTAGGGCCCCCAAGCCGCTAAATCAAAGTCCAAAGTTCAGAGCAGAGCCGCTGGTAGCTGTCGTAAGCGGAGAGATACTTGACAGGTATGCAGTAGAGCAGGCGGCGGTTTATGTCGTTTTGGATAAGAACGATGGGGGTGGCAAAGCAAGATACATAGTCACTGAACCCACTTTGGACGAAGAAGAGCAGAGGGTTTACTCGCTCATAATGGAAGGCCTGTACTTCTCGCTAAAGCCTATTGCCAAGGCCGAAGACCCGCTGCAGTACATAGAGGGCTACATATGGGAAGTTGCAGAAAATCTAGGACTGGTTCAGCATTTAGAAAAGGCGTATCAAAAGTACAGATACTTTATCGCAAGAGATGCCATCGGATACGGACCAATAGACATACTGATGAAGGATAACGACGTAGAGGAGATATCATCAGAAGGCTATGACAAGCCTGTTGCAGTAATGCACCGGCGCTTCACAGAATACGACTGGATAGACACCAATGTCAGGTTTGCTAGCGAAGATAGCCTTCGTAAATATGTCCAGAGGTTGGCTCAGAAAACAGGCAAGAGCGTCACCGTAGCCGTACCTTTTGCCGACTCGATGACTTCTGATGGCCACAGGGTTGCAGTGACTTTTGCCGGCGAGGTCACGCTGCCAGGAAGCTCGTTTGACATCAGAAAATTCCCCAAAGAACCGCTGAGCATTGCCCATCTCATAAAATCAAACACAATGTCTGCTCTGATGGCAGCATACTATTGGCTTCTTGTTGAATCAAAGGGATTTGTTATGATTTTAGGTACGATGGGTTCTGGCAAGACCACGACACTCAACTCGCTGTCGACAATGATAAATCCTTCTTCAAAGATTGCCACGATAGAAGATACTCCTGAGCTGCGATTGCCGCATACCCACTGGCAGCGGTTCAAGACTAGGAGGACCTATTCTATTACAGAGTCTAGGTTTGATGTCGACTTGATGGATCTTGTGATCCTTTCTCTAAGGTACAGGCCGGATTACGTCATCCTTGGAGAAGTAAGGGGCGCAGAGATCAGGGCGCTGATACAGGCGGCAGCGATAGGACACTCTGCGCTGTGCACAATGCATGCAGAAAGCCCTGAGGCAGCTCTTGTCAGGATGAGCTCTCCTCCCATGGACGTAAGCCTTGGAGGCAGGATGCTGGTCTGGAACTTTCTCATGCTAAACAGGGTCAAAGACAGGCAGGGAGGAAAGGTCATCAGAAGAACAATATCTTCTACTGAGGTCATTCCGAGGGAGAACCTTGTGGAATTGAAACAGGTGTTTGCGTGGAATCCAAGGACAGACAGGTTCGTTCCCGATGGAGACAATGCCGCGAAACATCTGGTAGAAACAAGTTACAGGTTAAAGGAAATTGCAAAGCTCAGGGGCTGGACAGACGACGAACTGGTGGCTCAGCTGGAAGAGAGGCGCGTCCTGCTTGCAAGTCTTGTAGAAGAGGACAGGTTATCGTACTCTGATGTGTCTGAAGCTATCCAATCATACTACCATCGCAATAACGTTCGGACAGCATAG
- a CDS encoding InlB B-repeat-containing protein: protein MTNDNNKRNNNHSRRNKGISPVLGTIIFVLVAVAAIGTTSFIFMAQDNYNTAVKKTTELVGNKGKEQITAVQLEEAKLQIANDGPATSRIIGLVSADDSTGNLSLKPLNLALPSAQKLDYTIPDSTTGGGLGSGKMGLLTSLGNIFWVDSEPLQNKPLPDFAIAVAPDSLIVEQGKTGTASITVSPLNDFSDAVFLSASGLPHGTSYLIKPSSGNLPYTSTLTVQVGSATPTGVYTITITGDDKNGGVHSATLTLQVNAASNQDFTLSVSSKTVTLQRGSSAATNSVTVSPVNGYDKTVTLETSGFPAGVTYSYNPLGAKPLFTSTLTMGSAANTPAGTYVITVKGSDDTGKVHSDTFTLQITAQPDFDLSVNPSSLNLQSGGSGSSLVSVTSLNGYPGQVSLSLSGLPSGATATFSKPSGNPSFTSVLDINAGTANPGTYNLIVTGTGSIDGKTKSAQLTLAIQETSFDFSLVLDSSNVDVQQGGSGSNTVTISPINGYNKIVSLSASGIPSGVSASFSPQSGVPAFTSTMSISASTSAAPGSYPVTVQAQGEDGKTHSTTFTLKVQAKYQLTISVQTAGPSVAPTTFISDTFGTGLDGWSYWGDSGYSLTRDTGTGSPAPSAKISGDAFATVHGMQKVVDLSSWSKAGTLTLSFNYRAASDYAGSTVTNAFVRIYNADTDQILYEETLVAGGTQDTGWKSYSKDITCSVLSSSSGSNINNKIRIVLFLGDGWSANWNQKNWYDNIKLESSASAATCGGTTSPAPGTYSYLEDESVQVTALPNAGWKLSYWTLDGVSIGSQNPASVTMNKDHALAAVFAQGQSGSDFVVSANPSSLSIAKGSSGSSTVTVNSINGYSSGVSLSLSGLPVGASYSFLPWSSNAPFTSTLTINAGTANAGTYTLSVTGTGVVDGKIRTTTITLTIAPQFDFSLSLNPSSGTVQQGGTSQTTVTTTLLSGTSSTVSLSASGGPLGMTFTFGPASGNPTFASTLTISIPSNAATGIYQITVAGSGGGVSRTATYQLTISSQTTQQPFNYAMSISPSSLSIAKGSSAQTTVSVDLLAGSSAQAVVLSSTGQPSGVAVSFNPSTGNPTFKSTMSISVSSAANAGTYTLTITGTAGALAKSTTLTLTIVNTADFTLSATPGTLTVQQGSTGSTTIKIDALNGYSNIVSLSATGLPSGVTYAFIPSSGKPTFSSTLTLSVSQSAATGTFTVTINGAGADGKTRTTTLTLTIPKQTTYQLTVGVKDQFNAPVKGITVTIDSSSYTTDTSGQVTVQVSQGTHTIAVPSSYLQSSGTRYLFEKWSDGGGVTANPRTVTVNSAVTFTAMEKKQHYLTMQVSPSSSAGTVSPSSDWYDSGKQVTISASASSGYKFDTWSGSGSGSYSGTGNPVTITINAPITETASFQKVYTVSVKTLATYGSLSTSPLSGLKVKIGTATVQTDSNGVASFALPAGTYDISLVDTSVTKSITSVDVRGFVFKWWDNLSTSNPRTINVNGPSTLIAYYPITWQQYTLNPNTYTAEVADPSKTDSLGNPVLRSVSLPYAKSASNWLLGWEWSMDVRTDNKGAHYGAHDYAAWGYTKAFTTKWNSKLTPATHSYAIDKLAISYSGYLNVKGITSDSDQGLYFRYRDTYNNKGDTSPSVDWTNTKSYNGVVGAARVFTPKQVIVGDLLVSTYQWTRGSNFDLRFGNGYGWTTNNMVATLYFTSTNP, encoded by the coding sequence ATGACAAATGATAATAATAAACGCAATAACAATCATTCTCGACGAAACAAAGGGATCTCGCCAGTCCTAGGCACGATAATCTTTGTGCTTGTTGCAGTGGCAGCTATAGGCACCACATCTTTCATATTCATGGCCCAGGACAACTACAACACCGCTGTAAAGAAGACCACAGAATTAGTTGGCAACAAGGGAAAGGAGCAGATAACTGCAGTACAGCTGGAAGAAGCAAAATTACAGATAGCAAACGATGGTCCTGCAACATCCAGAATAATTGGGCTGGTGTCGGCAGATGATTCAACAGGGAACCTCAGTCTGAAACCTCTCAATCTGGCTTTACCCTCTGCACAGAAACTGGATTACACGATACCTGACAGTACTACAGGAGGAGGCCTTGGCAGCGGCAAGATGGGTCTCCTTACATCTTTGGGAAATATCTTCTGGGTAGATTCTGAACCACTGCAGAACAAACCTCTTCCAGATTTTGCAATAGCCGTTGCACCGGATTCGCTGATAGTAGAACAAGGCAAGACAGGTACCGCGTCGATAACTGTGAGTCCCTTAAATGACTTCTCAGACGCCGTGTTTCTGTCTGCATCTGGTCTTCCTCACGGTACAAGTTACCTGATCAAGCCGTCAAGTGGAAATCTCCCGTACACAAGCACTTTGACAGTGCAGGTAGGCTCGGCCACGCCTACAGGAGTTTACACCATCACAATTACAGGTGATGACAAGAATGGCGGGGTGCATTCTGCCACCCTGACTCTGCAGGTCAATGCCGCATCCAACCAAGATTTCACACTGTCAGTGTCATCAAAGACTGTAACTTTGCAACGGGGTTCTTCTGCTGCAACAAATTCGGTTACTGTGTCGCCGGTAAACGGCTATGACAAGACAGTAACGCTGGAAACATCAGGTTTTCCTGCAGGGGTTACCTACAGCTACAACCCTCTCGGTGCAAAACCGCTGTTCACAAGTACACTGACTATGGGTTCAGCAGCAAACACGCCGGCTGGAACCTACGTAATCACGGTGAAAGGAAGCGACGACACAGGCAAGGTCCATTCAGATACTTTTACACTGCAAATAACCGCTCAGCCAGACTTTGATTTATCAGTCAACCCGTCATCATTGAATCTGCAGAGCGGAGGTTCAGGCTCCTCGTTAGTGTCTGTAACATCTCTGAACGGATACCCCGGGCAGGTCAGCCTGTCGTTATCAGGACTGCCAAGCGGTGCTACTGCAACTTTTAGCAAGCCTTCTGGAAATCCATCATTTACAAGCGTCCTTGACATCAACGCAGGCACGGCAAACCCGGGAACATACAACCTCATAGTGACAGGTACTGGAAGTATCGACGGCAAGACAAAATCCGCCCAGCTGACGCTTGCCATCCAAGAGACATCGTTTGACTTTTCGCTGGTGCTGGATTCGAGTAACGTAGATGTCCAGCAAGGCGGAAGCGGTTCTAACACTGTTACAATCTCTCCTATCAACGGCTACAACAAGATCGTGAGCCTGTCAGCATCTGGAATTCCATCCGGCGTATCTGCCTCTTTCAGTCCACAGAGTGGTGTCCCTGCGTTCACAAGCACAATGTCCATATCTGCATCAACGTCTGCGGCGCCAGGCTCGTACCCTGTAACAGTGCAGGCGCAGGGAGAGGACGGGAAAACCCATTCAACAACCTTTACGCTGAAAGTGCAGGCAAAATACCAGCTGACAATATCAGTCCAGACAGCCGGACCGTCTGTCGCGCCAACCACTTTCATCTCAGACACTTTTGGCACAGGTCTTGATGGATGGTCATACTGGGGAGACAGCGGCTATTCGCTGACCCGAGACACCGGAACTGGCAGTCCGGCCCCCTCGGCAAAGATCAGTGGAGACGCGTTTGCCACAGTACACGGGATGCAGAAGGTGGTTGACCTTTCTTCGTGGTCAAAGGCAGGGACCCTGACGCTATCTTTCAATTACAGGGCTGCATCAGATTATGCTGGCAGCACGGTAACCAACGCCTTCGTCCGCATCTACAACGCCGACACAGACCAGATACTTTACGAAGAAACGCTCGTAGCCGGGGGAACACAGGACACCGGCTGGAAATCCTACAGCAAAGACATTACCTGCAGCGTGCTATCCTCATCGTCAGGGAGCAATATCAACAACAAGATCAGGATTGTCCTGTTTCTGGGAGACGGGTGGAGCGCAAACTGGAACCAGAAGAACTGGTATGACAATATAAAGCTGGAAAGTTCGGCGTCAGCTGCAACCTGTGGAGGCACTACGAGCCCAGCTCCCGGCACGTACTCCTACCTCGAAGATGAAAGCGTGCAGGTAACTGCCCTGCCCAACGCAGGATGGAAATTATCGTACTGGACTCTTGACGGAGTAAGCATCGGGTCCCAGAACCCTGCCTCAGTCACAATGAACAAGGATCATGCGCTGGCTGCGGTATTTGCACAGGGTCAATCAGGCAGCGATTTTGTGGTCTCTGCAAACCCCTCCTCTTTAAGCATTGCAAAAGGTTCTTCAGGTTCATCGACTGTCACCGTAAACTCGATAAACGGCTATTCCTCGGGGGTGAGCCTGAGCCTGTCAGGTCTTCCTGTAGGGGCATCCTACTCCTTCCTCCCATGGTCGTCAAATGCTCCATTTACCAGTACACTGACGATAAATGCCGGCACAGCGAACGCCGGGACATACACGCTTTCTGTCACAGGAACAGGTGTGGTTGACGGCAAGATCAGAACCACCACTATAACGCTTACGATAGCGCCTCAGTTTGACTTCTCGCTGTCGCTGAATCCGTCTTCCGGGACGGTGCAGCAGGGAGGAACCTCTCAGACTACGGTGACAACAACCTTGCTGAGTGGTACATCATCTACAGTGAGCCTCTCTGCAAGTGGAGGACCGCTTGGAATGACCTTTACTTTCGGTCCTGCTTCAGGAAATCCAACATTTGCCAGTACCCTGACAATCAGCATTCCAAGCAACGCTGCTACTGGCATATACCAAATAACTGTTGCAGGAAGTGGCGGAGGCGTCTCAAGGACAGCAACATATCAGCTGACGATAAGCTCGCAGACAACGCAACAGCCATTCAACTATGCCATGTCCATCAGTCCCTCAAGCTTGTCGATTGCCAAAGGTTCGTCTGCGCAGACTACAGTCTCTGTAGACCTACTCGCGGGATCCTCTGCGCAGGCCGTCGTGCTGTCGTCGACAGGACAGCCTTCCGGCGTTGCTGTCTCTTTCAATCCATCGACTGGAAATCCCACATTCAAAAGTACCATGAGCATAAGCGTGTCTTCCGCAGCTAATGCCGGCACCTATACCCTGACAATAACCGGAACTGCAGGTGCCCTTGCAAAATCCACAACGTTAACCCTGACAATAGTCAATACAGCAGATTTTACGCTATCTGCGACTCCTGGCACTCTCACAGTACAGCAAGGTTCCACTGGTTCAACCACAATCAAGATAGATGCACTGAATGGATATAGCAACATAGTATCGCTGTCGGCCACAGGTCTGCCTTCCGGCGTTACCTATGCATTCATCCCGTCAAGCGGCAAGCCGACTTTTTCAAGTACGCTAACACTCTCCGTGTCCCAGTCAGCCGCTACTGGAACATTCACAGTAACGATCAATGGTGCAGGTGCCGATGGCAAAACAAGGACTACGACTCTGACGCTTACAATACCCAAGCAGACAACTTATCAACTTACAGTAGGTGTCAAGGATCAGTTCAACGCGCCGGTGAAGGGAATCACTGTTACGATAGACTCCTCCTCATACACGACCGATACAAGTGGTCAGGTAACAGTACAGGTCTCACAAGGAACCCACACCATAGCAGTTCCCTCTTCTTATCTCCAGTCGTCAGGCACAAGATATTTGTTTGAAAAATGGAGCGATGGCGGAGGAGTAACAGCAAATCCAAGGACTGTGACGGTCAACTCTGCAGTGACTTTTACTGCCATGGAGAAGAAGCAGCATTACCTGACGATGCAGGTATCGCCTTCTTCATCAGCTGGTACCGTATCGCCTTCCAGTGACTGGTACGACTCTGGTAAACAGGTGACGATTTCAGCATCGGCATCGTCAGGCTACAAGTTCGATACATGGTCAGGTTCTGGTTCAGGCTCGTATTCGGGAACAGGCAACCCTGTCACGATAACGATTAACGCACCAATAACAGAAACAGCAAGCTTCCAGAAGGTATACACCGTCAGCGTGAAAACTCTGGCAACCTATGGAAGTCTTTCAACGTCACCGTTATCCGGCCTGAAGGTAAAGATAGGAACCGCCACGGTCCAGACAGATTCCAATGGCGTGGCATCCTTTGCGCTTCCTGCTGGCACCTATGACATAAGCCTTGTCGATACATCCGTGACAAAGTCGATAACCAGCGTTGATGTTAGAGGCTTTGTGTTCAAGTGGTGGGACAACCTCTCAACGTCAAATCCTAGGACGATCAATGTAAACGGACCTTCAACACTGATAGCCTACTATCCAATCACGTGGCAGCAGTACACTTTGAATCCAAATACATACACTGCAGAAGTGGCTGACCCCTCGAAGACCGACTCTCTTGGAAACCCTGTCCTGAGGTCAGTATCCCTGCCATATGCAAAGTCTGCCAGCAATTGGCTTCTTGGGTGGGAGTGGAGTATGGATGTGAGGACAGACAACAAGGGAGCACACTATGGCGCCCATGATTATGCCGCATGGGGGTATACCAAGGCCTTTACAACAAAGTGGAACTCAAAGCTGACACCTGCAACCCACTCGTATGCGATAGACAAACTGGCGATAAGCTATTCCGGTTACTTGAATGTGAAAGGCATAACCTCGGATTCAGACCAGGGGCTTTACTTCAGATACAGAGACACCTACAACAACAAGGGAGACACAAGCCCGTCTGTTGACTGGACAAATACAAAATCGTACAATGGAGTGGTTGGAGCGGCCAGGGTATTTACTCCAAAGCAGGTGATAGTGGGAGACTTGCTTGTATCGACCTATCAGTGGACAAGAGGCTCCAACTTTGACTTGAGGTTTGGCAATGGGTATGGGTGGACCACAAACAACATGGTCGCCACGCTTTACTTTACATCGACAAATCCATAA
- a CDS encoding archaellin/type IV pilin N-terminal domain-containing protein, with amino-acid sequence MNHLLGKLKSDRRAISPILATIVLIAITVAGGLLVYNVFFATAGAVAARTQIEIESVNMVKTTSGATVFSITLQNTGNKFLNSVTYTVTGDTGTLTATLNNLQPGQSLSDTKTNPAGFSVTPGKTYPVSITATASDGSTAQYTSSVLASSG; translated from the coding sequence GTGAATCACCTTTTAGGCAAGCTGAAATCAGACAGGAGAGCAATCAGTCCAATACTGGCAACAATAGTCCTTATAGCCATAACAGTGGCTGGAGGACTGCTCGTCTACAACGTCTTCTTTGCAACCGCAGGAGCAGTAGCAGCCAGAACACAGATAGAGATAGAATCCGTCAACATGGTAAAGACAACCAGCGGAGCAACGGTCTTTAGCATCACGCTGCAGAACACGGGCAACAAATTCCTCAACTCTGTCACATACACAGTCACCGGAGACACAGGAACGCTGACTGCCACGCTGAACAACCTGCAGCCAGGACAGTCATTGAGCGACACAAAGACAAACCCGGCAGGGTTCTCTGTAACGCCGGGCAAGACGTACCCTGTATCAATAACTGCTACTGCAAGCGACGGAAGCACAGCCCAGTACACATCGTCGGTACTTGCCAGCTCTGGTTGA
- a CDS encoding ParB/RepB/Spo0J family partition protein, whose translation MKSSATLSKNSIQAISLDHLKKNGWNCNTMTKEEFESLKTSMKIEGQVNPVLVTPRADYFLIIDGEKRFDAAIDLGWKSLQAIVEDSINDDQVKVRCFTSHYNRGFLDPIKTFKLFYGEWMRESSKAYDDGEDEGGSGKEKVTTRQLEQKYGVDQSWISRILTIREIPEPVRNYISSLMRDASKRFSITHAIVLAEKAQAIPEVELKKVVDYFFSPQNKKVESYTDLRFLLETVVQELHSKTPNDDDDDVADGSNRQDSDDDDDNEHNEAPSKTGKGFACSRNGGSFPTSRSKSRHVVEGNFDCEGCDSHYMIDWNNKRVLKLTPEDTFVRASEVQALPTKVTDGCPRCGNQISIDFEGRTFRWI comes from the coding sequence GAATCGCTTAAAACCAGCATGAAAATTGAAGGTCAGGTAAATCCGGTCCTAGTCACTCCACGCGCTGACTATTTCCTCATAATAGACGGTGAAAAGAGGTTCGATGCAGCTATTGACCTTGGATGGAAGTCCCTGCAGGCCATAGTCGAAGACAGCATTAACGACGACCAGGTAAAAGTCAGGTGCTTTACATCGCACTACAACAGGGGGTTCCTGGACCCGATAAAGACGTTCAAGCTGTTCTATGGGGAATGGATGAGAGAAAGCAGCAAGGCCTATGATGATGGCGAAGATGAAGGCGGTAGCGGCAAAGAGAAGGTGACGACAAGACAGCTAGAACAAAAATACGGTGTTGACCAGTCATGGATTTCCCGGATTCTTACGATAAGAGAAATACCAGAGCCAGTGCGCAACTATATAAGTTCTTTGATGCGTGACGCATCAAAACGGTTCTCCATAACACACGCCATAGTGCTTGCAGAAAAGGCACAGGCCATCCCGGAAGTGGAGCTAAAGAAGGTAGTTGACTATTTCTTCAGCCCTCAGAACAAGAAGGTGGAAAGCTACACGGACTTGAGATTTCTTTTGGAAACCGTGGTACAGGAATTACATAGTAAAACTCCCAACGACGACGATGATGATGTTGCTGACGGCTCCAATCGCCAAGACTCTGATGATGACGATGATAACGAACACAACGAAGCGCCAAGTAAAACTGGAAAAGGGTTTGCTTGTAGCCGCAACGGCGGCAGTTTTCCAACATCAAGATCAAAATCAAGGCATGTTGTTGAAGGGAATTTTGACTGCGAAGGCTGCGACAGCCACTACATGATTGACTGGAACAATAAGAGAGTGCTAAAGCTCACCCCAGAAGACACGTTCGTAAGGGCCTCAGAGGTCCAAGCCCTGCCCACCAAAGTTACTGACGGGTGCCCCAGGTGTGGCAATCAGATATCCATTGATTTTGAGGGTAGAACTTTCAGGTGGATCTAG